The Stenotrophomonas sp. ZAC14D1_NAIMI4_1 DNA segment GGTTCTTGGCGGCCTTGGTGGCCGCGCTGGCATCGATGCGGCTGCGCTCCAGCAGGCGGTACAGGGCGGGGGTCTTCACCGCGTCCACGTCGATGTCGGCGGCGCAGGAGAACTGGTTGGCGCCAGCCGGGAAACCGAGTTCGGCATCGCTGGTCGCCTGGCTGAAGCGCGGCGTGCCACGCAGGGCGCGGGCTTCGCGGCTGACCTGCTCATCCAGCGCGAAGCCGGCCGAACCGGCTGCCGGCGGCGCCGGCACCAGGGCGATGCTGGCCGGCACGGCGGCCTTGTCGAGGTAGCCCACCGCCTTGGTGGTGACGTTGGATTCCACCGCGGTCGGTGCGGTGGCGGTGGACGCGCAACCGGCCAGCGACAGGGCGATGGCCAGGCCGAGCAGGGGGCGGGCGGGGAGGGCAGGCAAAGACATGGGCAGGCTCGAGACAGGAAACACAGCGGCC contains these protein-coding regions:
- a CDS encoding phosphatase PAP2 family protein is translated as MSLPALPARPLLGLAIALSLAGCASTATAPTAVESNVTTKAVGYLDKAAVPASIALVPAPPAAGSAGFALDEQVSREARALRGTPRFSQATSDAELGFPAGANQFSCAADIDVDAVKTPALYRLLERSRIDASAATKAAKNQYQRPRPFMVNGEPTCTPDDEAGLRRNGSYPSGHTSIGWAWALILSEIAPDRADAIQARGRNYGESRLVCNVHWQSDILEGRFMGAAAVARLHDNAAFNKDLLAARKEIADARKAGLHSSRDCAAEEAVLKVRPQSAL